From one Takifugu rubripes chromosome 14, fTakRub1.2, whole genome shotgun sequence genomic stretch:
- the LOC105417402 gene encoding cytokine-dependent hematopoietic cell linker isoform X3: protein MDRYGHQRNDDSEPEYDVADNLEVHKPHVLARPLTHVTKYADRDLPRSQLAPGLSAVPTSTVNIPPRKYPVNSGPTVNRDLKPGRSQNSHRLSPSPVRDLPGRSLHRPCRNDQRASKTEEFSPPTEDPWRTDETLDPSQTQSHSLNLETCHRQKRPTQRARRVGHLQQERPQSKEEHHDFVPMEEPQQPCYKEEWYVGVCSRVDAEHALHLVNMDGAFLVRNSSMNTNSEPLVLAVYYEKKVYNIKIRFIEESNKYALGTGLRSNDMFDTVTDMIRFHSIFPIILVSGRNVTGSRQPESCVLTCPVTRRDLDLLLQ, encoded by the exons atggacaggtACGGTCATCAGCGCAACGACGATTCGGAACCCGAGTACGATGTGGCGGATAACCTGGAGGTGCATAAGCCGCACGTGCTTGCAAGGCCGCTTACTCATGTCACCAAATACGCAG ATAGGGATCTTCCCAGATCGCAGCTGGCTCCCGGTCTTTCTGCTGTCCCCACT AGCACTGTCAACATCCCACCCAGGAAATACCCAGTGAATTCAG GGCCTACCGTCAACAGAGACCTGAAGCCAGGAAGAAGTCAG AATTCACACAG ACTCTCTCCTTCACCAGTGAGAGATCTGCCTGGACGGAGTCTGCATAGACCCTGCAGGAACGA ccaaCGCGCTTCTAAAACA GAGGAATTCAGCCCACCCACCGAAG ATCCCTGGAGGACGGACGAAACTTTGGACCCAAGTCAGACTCAGAGTCATTCTTTGAATTTGGAGACTTGCCACAGACAAAAAAG ACCCACACAAAGAGCAAGAAGAG TGGGGCACCTTCAGCAGGAGAGGCCTCAAAGCAAAGAAGAACATCATGACTTTGTTCCCATGGAGGAACCTCAACAG CCATGCTATAAAGAAGAGTGGTACGTCGGAGTTTGCAGCCGGGTGGACGCTGAGCATGCTTTACACCTGGTGAACATG GATGGGGCCTTTTTGGTTCGTAACTCCTCCATGAACACCAACAGTGAGCCTCTGGTGCTGGCCGTGTACTACGAGAAGAAGGTTTACAACATAAAAATACGGTTTATTGAAGAATCCAACAAGTACGCCTTGGGGACAGGACTGCGATCCAATGAT ATGTTCGACACAGTGACAGACATGATCCGATTCCATTCCATTTTCCCCATAATACTGGTCAGTGGGAGGAACGTTACTGGGAGCAGGCAGCCTGAGAGCTGCGTGCTCACGTGCCCGGTGACCAGGCGAGACCTGGATTTGCTGCTGCAGTGA
- the LOC105417402 gene encoding cytokine-dependent hematopoietic cell linker isoform X1 — MDPRWMDRYGHQRNDDSEPEYDVADNLEVHKPHVLARPLTHVTKYADRDLPRSQLAPGLSAVPTSTVNIPPRKYPVNSGPTVNRDLKPGRSQNSHRLSPSPVRDLPGRSLHRPCRNDQRASKTEEFSPPTEDPWRTDETLDPSQTQSHSLNLETCHRQKRPTQRARRVGHLQQERPQSKEEHHDFVPMEEPQQPCYKEEWYVGVCSRVDAEHALHLVNMDGAFLVRNSSMNTNSEPLVLAVYYEKKVYNIKIRFIEESNKYALGTGLRSNDMFDTVTDMIRFHSIFPIILVSGRNVTGSRQPESCVLTCPVTRRDLDLLLQ, encoded by the exons GATcccagatggatggacaggtACGGTCATCAGCGCAACGACGATTCGGAACCCGAGTACGATGTGGCGGATAACCTGGAGGTGCATAAGCCGCACGTGCTTGCAAGGCCGCTTACTCATGTCACCAAATACGCAG ATAGGGATCTTCCCAGATCGCAGCTGGCTCCCGGTCTTTCTGCTGTCCCCACT AGCACTGTCAACATCCCACCCAGGAAATACCCAGTGAATTCAG GGCCTACCGTCAACAGAGACCTGAAGCCAGGAAGAAGTCAG AATTCACACAG ACTCTCTCCTTCACCAGTGAGAGATCTGCCTGGACGGAGTCTGCATAGACCCTGCAGGAACGA ccaaCGCGCTTCTAAAACA GAGGAATTCAGCCCACCCACCGAAG ATCCCTGGAGGACGGACGAAACTTTGGACCCAAGTCAGACTCAGAGTCATTCTTTGAATTTGGAGACTTGCCACAGACAAAAAAG ACCCACACAAAGAGCAAGAAGAG TGGGGCACCTTCAGCAGGAGAGGCCTCAAAGCAAAGAAGAACATCATGACTTTGTTCCCATGGAGGAACCTCAACAG CCATGCTATAAAGAAGAGTGGTACGTCGGAGTTTGCAGCCGGGTGGACGCTGAGCATGCTTTACACCTGGTGAACATG GATGGGGCCTTTTTGGTTCGTAACTCCTCCATGAACACCAACAGTGAGCCTCTGGTGCTGGCCGTGTACTACGAGAAGAAGGTTTACAACATAAAAATACGGTTTATTGAAGAATCCAACAAGTACGCCTTGGGGACAGGACTGCGATCCAATGAT ATGTTCGACACAGTGACAGACATGATCCGATTCCATTCCATTTTCCCCATAATACTGGTCAGTGGGAGGAACGTTACTGGGAGCAGGCAGCCTGAGAGCTGCGTGCTCACGTGCCCGGTGACCAGGCGAGACCTGGATTTGCTGCTGCAGTGA
- the LOC105417402 gene encoding cytokine-dependent hematopoietic cell linker isoform X2: protein MDPRWMDRYGHQRNDDSEPEYDVADNLEVHKPHVLARPLTHVTKYADRDLPRSQLAPGLSAVPTSTVNIPPRKYPVNSGPTVNRDLKPGRSQNSHRLSPSPVRDLPGRSLHRPCRNDQRASKTEEFSPPTEDPWRTDETLDPSQTQSHSLNLETCHRQKRPTQRARRVGHLQQERPQSKEEHHDFVPMEEPQQPCYKEEWYVGVCSRVDAEHALHLDGAFLVRNSSMNTNSEPLVLAVYYEKKVYNIKIRFIEESNKYALGTGLRSNDMFDTVTDMIRFHSIFPIILVSGRNVTGSRQPESCVLTCPVTRRDLDLLLQ from the exons GATcccagatggatggacaggtACGGTCATCAGCGCAACGACGATTCGGAACCCGAGTACGATGTGGCGGATAACCTGGAGGTGCATAAGCCGCACGTGCTTGCAAGGCCGCTTACTCATGTCACCAAATACGCAG ATAGGGATCTTCCCAGATCGCAGCTGGCTCCCGGTCTTTCTGCTGTCCCCACT AGCACTGTCAACATCCCACCCAGGAAATACCCAGTGAATTCAG GGCCTACCGTCAACAGAGACCTGAAGCCAGGAAGAAGTCAG AATTCACACAG ACTCTCTCCTTCACCAGTGAGAGATCTGCCTGGACGGAGTCTGCATAGACCCTGCAGGAACGA ccaaCGCGCTTCTAAAACA GAGGAATTCAGCCCACCCACCGAAG ATCCCTGGAGGACGGACGAAACTTTGGACCCAAGTCAGACTCAGAGTCATTCTTTGAATTTGGAGACTTGCCACAGACAAAAAAG ACCCACACAAAGAGCAAGAAGAG TGGGGCACCTTCAGCAGGAGAGGCCTCAAAGCAAAGAAGAACATCATGACTTTGTTCCCATGGAGGAACCTCAACAG CCATGCTATAAAGAAGAGTGGTACGTCGGAGTTTGCAGCCGGGTGGACGCTGAGCATGCTTTACACCTG GATGGGGCCTTTTTGGTTCGTAACTCCTCCATGAACACCAACAGTGAGCCTCTGGTGCTGGCCGTGTACTACGAGAAGAAGGTTTACAACATAAAAATACGGTTTATTGAAGAATCCAACAAGTACGCCTTGGGGACAGGACTGCGATCCAATGAT ATGTTCGACACAGTGACAGACATGATCCGATTCCATTCCATTTTCCCCATAATACTGGTCAGTGGGAGGAACGTTACTGGGAGCAGGCAGCCTGAGAGCTGCGTGCTCACGTGCCCGGTGACCAGGCGAGACCTGGATTTGCTGCTGCAGTGA
- the LOC105416990 gene encoding uncharacterized protein, which translates to MDESSHTDYSDADYIPDSTGSGSDDSTFLSSENKLQTLRWLQLMPVDNSSVKESSSALSRNKDSSTEEDYTRRKYRPTGKKTIGQKRKRNSSLRHEKVSSSISPETADPSIQIMCTSNDEDHHVTGRRNYCLYCSKPTSKISRHLKTVHRNKPEVAKALYYPENSKERKVRLATLRNRGNFAHNTDVVRKGTGHLVVRYRTKKIRHAKDFIHCAYCQGLYSKKTLWKHMKGCHEKPRKDAPEAGRKRVRSLCALTTPVSVEISEGLREILTKMHYDEVSHAVQEDNCILQLGQYMFNKLKNKGNNEDYIRQKMREVGRLVLEAQKVTPLKRLEEFFIPKNFPHVIAAVKKTAGYNPETNAYQTPSLALKLGHSLKKISSIVESDAMMMGDNVMAEYAKRYRSIHDSRWEEFISSAALNTLKEAKWNMPQILPFAEDVKLLNFHMEKQQSVAERMLRISPTPENYAALAQVTLALAITFNRRRAGEVSRMLLTAFRSRDKSVLHDDVAICLTPFEKKMCEYFTRVEIRGKRGRMVPVLLKPSMVMAMELLVEMRELCHVPSDNVFMFGRPEASSAYRGGECLKKFTQLCGAQHPEALTSTKLRKHIATMSQVLNLEENDCDQLADFLGHDIRIHRQYYRLPQGTLQLARMSKVLLAMEGGTVSKYKGMTLEDIEIDPEETVTHSNEAPSSDTSEEECTNTEMENILPVTDTPASLARAPAATQPRPVRAERHRRKWTTEEAQAVEKHLMNFITTFTVPAKHDCMLCLQNESETLKDRTWTDVKHYVRNRITALKRQTSI; encoded by the exons ATGGATGAGAGTAGTCATACTGACTACAGTGATGCTGATTACATCCCTGACTCTACTGGATCTGGCTCTGATGACAGTacatttctgtcttctgaaAACAAACTACAGACTTTACGATGGCTTCAATTAATGCCAGTTGATAATAGTTCAGTAAAAGAAAGCAGCTCAGCTCTCAGCCGAAACAAAGACAGTAGCACTGAGGAAGACTACACAAGAAGGAAGTATAGACCAACAGGGAAAAAGACAATCGgccaaaagagaaagaggaactcATCACTCCGTCATGAGAAAGTCAGTTCATCTATCAGCCCAGAGACAGCAGACCCTTCAATTCAAATAATGTGTACCTcaaatgatgaagatcatcatGTGACTGGCAGGAGGAACTATTGCCTTTATTGTTCCAAGCCAACATCAAAAATCTCACGACATCTCAAAACTGTTCATCGCAATAAACCGGAGGTTGCAAAAGCACTTTATTATCCAGAGAATTCCAAAGAAAGGAAAGTTCGCCTTGCCACTCTAAGGAACAGGGGAAACTTTGCTCACAATACAGATGTAGTGAGAAAAGGAACAGGACATCTTGTTGTACGATATCGAACAAAGAAGATCAGACATGCTAAGGATTTTATTCACTGTGCATATTGCCAAGGTCTTTACTCAAAAAAGACATTATGGAAACATATGAAAGGCTGTCACGAGAAGCCAAGAAAGGATGCACCTGAAGCTGGCCGAAAGAGAGTTCGATCTCTGTGTGCTCTGACCACACCTGTCAGCGTTGAGATTAGTGAAGGCCTCCGGGAAATTTTAACAAAAATGCACTATGATGAAGTGTCACATGCTGTTCAAGAAGACAACTGCATCCTGCAACTGGGACAATATATGTTCAACAAACTGAAGAATAAAGGGAATAATGAGGACTACATAAGGCAAAAGATGCGAGAAGTTGGAAGACTGGTCCTCGAGGCTCAAAAAGTTACGCCACTCAAGAGATTGGAGGAATTTTTCATTCCTAAGAACTTCCCACATGTAATAGCTGCAGTGAAGAAGACGGCAGGATACAATCCTGAAACCAATGCTTATCAAACCCCGTCTTTAGCACTCAAGCTTGGCCACAGTCTAAAAAAAATATCCAGTATAGTTGAGAGTGATGCTATGATGATGGGTGATAATGTTATGGCAGAATATGCCAAAAGGTACAGATCAATACATGATAGCAGATGGGAGGAGTTCATCTCCTCTGCAGCATTAAACACCCTAAAAGAGGCAAAATGGAATATGCCACAGATTCTACCTTTTGCAGAAGATGTGAAGTTGTTAAACTTCCATAtggaaaaacagcaaagtgtcGCAGAGAGAATGCTGAGAATCTCTCCCACTCCAGAAAACTATGCTGCCCTAGCTCAAGTAACGCTTGCTTTAGCCATTACATTCAacaggagaagagcaggagaggtGTCAAGAATGTTGCTGACTGCCTTTAGGTCCCGTGACAAGTCAGTGTTGCATGATGATGTGGCTATCTGCTTGACTCCATTTGAGAAGAAAATGTGTGAGTACTTCACAAGAGTCGAAATCCGAGGGAAAAGGGGTAggatggttcctgtcctcctaaAACCATCCATGGTGATGGCTATGGAGTTGCTAGTTGAGATGCGAGAGCTGTGCCATGTACCCAGTGATAATGTGTTCATGTTTGGAAGACCAGAAGCATCGTCAGCCTATCGAGGGGGCGAGTGTCTTAAAAAATTTACTCAACTATGTGGTGCCCAACATCCTGAGGCACTGACTTCAACAAAGCTTCGAAAACATATTGCAACTATGTCACAGGTCCTGAACCTTGAGGAAAATGATTGTGATCAATTGGCTGACTTTTTAGGCCATGATATTCGCATCCACAGACAGTATTATCGGTTGCCTCAAGGAACGCTGCAGCTGGCCAGAATGAGCAAAGTGCTGCTGGCTATGGAGGGGGGGACTGTGTCAAAGTACAAAGGCATGACACTGGAGGATATCGAAATTGACCCCGAAG agACAGTGACACACTCCAATGAAGCACCTTCAAGTGACACCTCTGAAGAAGAGTGTACCAACACTGAAATGGAGAACATACTGCCTGTCACAGACACACCTGCATCTTTGGCGCGAGCACCTGCTGCTACTCAACCTAGACCAG TACGAGCAGAGAGACACAGGCGTAAATGGACAACAGAAGAAGCTCAGGCAGTGGAGAAACACCTGATGAACTTCATCACAACATTCACAGTACCTGCCAAGCACGATTGCATGCTCTGTCTGCAAAATGAATCGGAGACTCTGAAAGATCGAACCTGGACGGATGTAAAACACTATGTGAGAAACAGAATTACTGCCCTGAAGAGGCAAACAAGCATTTAA